The window GGCGATTTCGCGACGCCGTGGGATTCATTCTCGCAGCCGCGGACGAAAACGGTTCACGATCTCCAGGCCCGGCTGCAAACGCTCGGCTATCCGATGGATAAGATCGACGGCAAGATCGGTTCGAACACGCGCAAGCAGATTGGCCGCTATCAGAAGACGAACGGCATCAAAATCGACTGTTGGCCGTCCGAATCGGTGCTAAAGCACGCCAATTCGCAGGCGGCACGCTGATCTGCCTGTCTCAGGCGATGGGGTGTTAGGCGGGGGCGTCTGATGAGTTGGAGCGTGGCTCGCAACGCGGTATGCTTCGCTTCGGGCCGCTCTTCTAAAGGCGTCCGTGAAGACACTTTCGAGAGACACCTTCGAGTGACAAGGCAACGCGCCCGGATGAGACAAGGCCTTTTCCGTCTGCCGGTCTGGATCGCGACAGTCGCGATGGCGATGGCAATTGCGCTGTTCTCTCTTTCTGCGCACGCTGCAAATGAGGATCAAGGCGCGACGTTCCTCACACCGTTTCCAGATGGTGACGTTTATCAGATCTCGGCTTTTGGCGATGGCTTCGCTGAGGGCTTGCTGAGCGGGCTGATACAGGCGTTCAACGCTGACGTACGTCTCAACATCGATCGGCAGATCAACACGGTTCCACCTGTCGGCGCGGCGGATTTCGAAGCCAAGGTTGCGGCGCTGGAACAGAAGATCGCCAGTAAGCCGCTTGGCGCGGCTGTCGTCATGATTGGCGAGAACGTCTGGATTTCATTGCGCAACCGCGACGGCAAGCGCCTCGCTATGGGCGGCGAAGAGTGGGTGGCGGAATTTACGCGCCGGATCGACCTGCTGATGCGTGCGTTCAAGCGTAAGAACGTCGGCGTCTATTGGGTCGGCCTTCCGATCCTTGCGCGCAATGACGCAAACGACATCGCGCAGCGTATGAATGGCGTCTTGCGCGAACGCGCGTACCTCAACGGGTACAAGTATATCGACGCCTATCAAGGCTTCACCGATGAAGCGGGCGGGTATTCGGCATACGGGCCCGATCTCGAAGGCGCTATCCGTTTGCTGCGCCTCAGGAATGGTGTGCACTTCACGGTAGCGGGTAATCGCAAGCTCGCGCATTTCGTGGAGAAGGAGCTTCGGAGCGATCTCAACCAGGCGAAGAGCAACCGCAATCTGCCACTTCTTGGCGCGGAAGCGGAGCAGGCCAGAATCAATCCCGGCAATGCCAACAAGACGCCTTCGCCGACTTCGCCAGCTGCCAACGCTGCGGATGCGGGAAAATCCGCGCCGACGGTTCGTAGCGCCGCTCCGTCGAGTGCTGCGACCGATACGTCCGGAGATCAGAAGGCCGACAACGGCCGCGTGACGTTGAAGCTCGTCAACAACCACGGGCGGGAAGAAACGCAAACGATCGAGATCGTGCGTCCCGCAATTCCTGCGTCTGTTGTCGCGCTCATGGCGCGGCGCGAGGGATCGGGCCAGCGCGGAGACTTGATCGTCGATCAAATTGCGGGCGGCTATACGCTGATGAGTTCGATCACGCCTCCGGGCGGCGGAAATCGCGGGCGGTTGTCGCCAACGCAAGCGCCGTACTTCCGGCTGCTGGTCAAGGGCGAACGGCTGCAGCCCAAACCCGGGCGCGCCGATGACGTGGCCTGGCCGCCGAAGCCTGATTCAACGAGCAACGCGAAGATGGGCGAGACGTCGCCGCGTGGCTGACGGCTGTCATCGATGCGCGTTGCGCTTGCGGGTTATTTCCTCTTACGCTCGTTTGCCGCGCCCCTTCGGCATCCCGCCGCCGCTTTAGCGTGTGCTGGATAGCTTATGCCCATCGCCGTTTTTGCTTTGGTTCTATTTGCTGCGTTTTTGCATGCCGGTTGGAACGCCATTGTAAAAAGTGGCGAGGACAAGCTCTTTTCCACGATACTCGTCGCGACGTCCGCAGCATTTGCGGCGGCATTTATGCTGCCATTTCTGGACCCGCCGGCGCGCGAGAGTTGGCCGTTCATTGGCGCGTCGGTTCTTGTTCACATCATCTACTTTGCTCTCCTTGCACTCGCTTACCGGCTTGCCGACATGGGGCAAGCCTATCCGCTGATGCGGGGAACGGCGCCGCTGCTCGTTGCGCTCGTGAGCGCATTCGTGATTGGCGAGGCGCTCTCGCAGGCCGCCTGGATCGGCGTCTCGCTCATCTCTTTCGGCATTCTTGCGATGGTGGCCGAGGGGCGCAGACGTGACGGTCGCGGGCTTGCCGTTGCGCTCGCAAACGCCGTCGTGATTGCGGGATATACGCTTATCGACGGCAATGGCGCACGGCTGTCAGGCTCCCCAGTAAGCTACGCCGCTTGGGCGTTTCTACTGACCGGCGTTGTGCTTGCCGTTTGGGTGTTCTTTCGACACCGAGAGCAATTTTGCGCGTTCGCGAAGCGTAGCTGGCGCTGGGGGCTCGTCGGCGGAAGCGCGACCGTCGTTTCCTACGGCATCGTGCTCTGGGCAATGACAATGGCGCCGGTTGCCGTCGTCGCTGCCTTGCGGGAAACGTCCATTCTGTTTGCGACTGTGATCGCCGGAACGGTGTTGCGCGAACGCCTGAGTGGCGTTCGCATTGCGGGCGCTTGCATCATCGCGCTCGGCGCCATTGCTTTGCGTCTTGCGTGACGTCAGCTCAGAGCGGCAGCTCGGTCGTGCCCATCAGGAACTTGTCGATGGCATGTGCCGCTTGCCGTCCTTCGCGGATGGCCCACACAACGAGCGACTGACCGCGACGGATGTCTCCAGCGCAGAAGAGCTTCGGCGAAGCCGAGAGCTTGTAGTCGCGATCCGTTGCGTCGAGACCCTTGAAGCGGCCGCGCGCCACGACGGGAAGCGCGAGTTCCTGCACCACGTCGCCTTCGATCGGACCGGAAAAGCCCATGGCGAAGAGAACGAGATCAGCGTCGAGCACGCCTTCTGACCCCGGCACCGGCTGCATCTTGTTGTCCAAGCGCGTGTAGTGCAGCTTCTTGACGTTGCCGCCTTCGCCGGAAAAACCTGTCGTCGAGATCGAGTATTCGGTCTTCGCGCCCTCGGCCTGCGAGGATGAGACGCGCAGCTTGAGCGGCCAGTGCGGCCAGGAGAGCGCCTTATTCTCGCGCTCCGGCGGCATTGGCATGATTTCGAGCTGCGTTACGCTTTTCGCGCCCTGACGGAACGATGTGCCGATGCAGTCAGAGCCAGTGTCGCCTCCGCCGATGACGACGACGTGCTTGCCCTTTGCCGAGATCTCATGTGTTCCGGGCTTCTGCGGCTCGCCAGCGTTGCGGCGGTTCTGCTGCGGAAGGAAGTCCATCGCATAGTGGATGCCAGCGAGATCGCGGCCCGGTGACTTGGCGAAGAAGTCGAACGGCTGCTCCGAACCGATTGCGATCAGCACGGCGTCATGTTCGTCTTCCAGCTTCTTGGCGGAGAGATCGCGTCCGACCTGAACACCGCAATGGAACGTCACGCCTTCGGCTTCCATCTGCCTAACGCGACGGGCGATGATGTCCTTCTCCATCTTGAAGTCGGGGATGCCGTAGACGAGCAGACCGCCAGGGCGTTCGTTCTTTTCATAGACGTGCACGTCGTGTCCGACGCGCGCGAGTTGCTGCGCAGCGGCGAGGCCTGCAGGACCAGAACCGACGATCGCAATCTTCTTGCCGGTCTTGGTTTCGGGCGGCTCCGGCAAGATCCAGCCTTCTTCCCATGCGCGGCTCGCGATCGAATACTCGATGGTTTTGATTGTCACCGGCGTGTCGTCGATGTTCAGCGTACACGCGGCTTCGCACGGCGCAGGGCAGATGCGGCCGGTTATGTCAGGAAAATTGTTGGTCGAGTGAAGGTTCGAGGCAGCCGTTTTCCAGTCGCCACGAAATACGAGGTCGTTCCAGTCCGGGATCTGATTGTTGACCGGGCAGCCCGTATGACAATAGGGAATGCCGCAGTCCATGCAGCGGGCAGCCTGCTTCTCGGTGTCCGGCTTCGTCAGCGGTTCGACGAATTCGTTCCAATGCTTCAGACGCTCTTCAACCGGCCGATACTTGCGATCGGTCCGTTGAAATTCGAGAAACCCAGTCGGCTTGCCCATTGATCTGTCTCTGCTTTGGTGCGTGAAGTTTCGGATGCGCTTCGAAGCGAACGTCAGGAATTGGCCGTTGCGTCCGCCTGCCGGTTGGTTTCCTGCGCTTTGGCGAGTTCTGCCAGCGCGCGGCGATATTCGACGGGCATGACCTTCTTGAACTTCGGCAGATAGGCCGCGAAGTCCGCGAGGATCGTCTTGGCGCGCGTCGAGTTGGTGTAGTGGACATGGCGCGAGAGGAGCGCGTGCAGCCGTTCGGCGTCTTGCTCCCGCATGTCGACCATCACGTTGCGGACTGCGATTGCGACGTCGCCACCCTGCTGCGCAAGTTTCTCCAGCGAGCCTGAATCCGCCGTCAGCGTTTCGAGCTGCACCATTTCCTTGTTGAGGCGGCTTTCGAAGTTGCCCGCTTCATCGAGGACGTATGCGATGCCGCCGGACATACCGGCTGCGAAGTTGCGGCCTGTCTCACCGAGCACGACGACGACGCCGCCCGTCATGTATTCGCAGCCGTGATCGCCTGTGCCTTCGACGACGGCATAGGCGCCGGAGTTGCGCACGGCGAAGCGTTCACCGGCCACGCCGCGGAAATAGCATTCGCCTGTGATTGCTCCGTAGAGGACCGTGTTGCCGACGATGATGCTTTCTTCCGGAACGATGCTCGAAGCCGGATCGGGGCGCACGATGATCTTGCCTCCCGACAGCCCCTTGCCGACATAGTCGTTGCCCTCGCCTGCGAGGTCGAGCGTTACGCCGTGTGCCGTCCACGCGCCGAAGGCTTGTCCGGCTGTGCCCTTCAGCGACATCCAGATGGTGTCCTCGGGCAAGCCTGCGTGACCGTATCGGCGCGCGACTTCGCCGGACAGCATGGCGCCCGTCGAGCGGTTGACGTTGCGGATCTCGAACTCTGCCTTGACCGCTTTCTTGCCTTCGAGCGCGGGTCGCGCGGCTTCGATCAACTTGTTGTCGAGAACCTTTTCGAGACCGTGGTCCTGCCGCTCGTTGTTGAAGATCCCGACACCGGCCGGTGGTTGCGGCTTGTGCAGCAGCTTTGTGAAGTCGAGCCCGCGCGCCTTCCAATGTTCGATCGCGCGATCCTTATCGAGAAGGTCGCTCTGACCGATGAGATCGGAGAACTTGCGGAAGCCGAGCGAGGCCATGATCTCGCGGACCTCTTCTGCAATGAAGAAGAAGAAGTTGATGACGTGCTCGGGTTTGCCGGTGAAGCGCGCGCGCAGCACGGGATCTTGCGTCGCGACGCCGACGGGACATGTATTCAGATGGCACTTGCGCATCATGATGCAGCCCGCGGCAATCAACGGCGCAGTGGCAAAGCCGAATTCGTCCGCGCCAAGAAGCGCCCCGATTATCACGTCCCGCCCCGTACGCACGCCGCCGTCCACTTGCACGGCGATGCGCGAGCGGAGACGGTTTGCGACGAGAGTTTGATGCGTTTCAGCGAGGCCGATTTCCCACGGAGATCCAGCGTGCTTGATCGAGGTGAGTGGTGACGCGCCGGTGCCGCCTTCGAAACCGGAGATCGTGACGTGATCGGCGCGTGCCTTCGCAACGCCCGCCGCGACGGTGCCGACGCCGACTTCAGAAACGAGCTTCACGGAGACGTCGGCTTTCGGATTGACGTTCTTCAGATCGAAGATGAGCTGCGCGAGGTCTTCGATCGAATAGATGTCGTGATGCGGTGGCGGCGAGATGAGGCCGACACCTGGAGTCGCGTGGCGCACCTTGGCGATGACGGCATCGACCTTGTGGCCGGGGAGCTGACCGCCTTCGCCGGGCTTTGCGCCCTGGGCCATCTTGATCTGCATCATGTCAGAGTTAACGAGGTATTCGGTCGTCACGCCGAAACGGCCCGAGGCAACCTGCTTGATGGCAGAGCGCATCGAGTCGCCATTCGGCAGGGGCGTGAAGCGATCAGCTTCTTCGCCGCCTTCGCCCGTGTTCGAGCGGCCGCCGATGCGGTTCATTGCGATGGCGAGCGTGGTGTGCGCTTCGCGGCTGATCGAGCCGAAGCTCATCGCGCCAGTAGAGAAGCGCTTTACGATGTCGGCCGCGGCTTCGACTTCCTCGATCGGCACGGGCTTGCGGCCGATGCTTTCCGCCGAGCGGATTCGGAACATGCCGCGCAGGGTCATCAACTGTTCGGATGAATCGTTGATTGCCCTCGAGTAGTCGCGGAACTTTTGCGGCACGCGGCCGCTCATCGCGTCAGCGTTATCTGTTGCGCGCACGGCGTGCTGCAGATCGGAGACCGTTCCCGAGCGCCACATGTGCGCTTCGCCGCGAACGCGATAGGCGTAGTCGCCGCCGACTTCGAGGGCGTTGGCGAGGACGGGGCTGTCGCCGAATGCAGCGGTGTGGCGTTCAACGGTTTCGCGCGCGATCTCTCGGAGGCCGACGCCTTCGACCTGCGTGTGCGTGCCGGTGAAGTATTTATTGACGAAGCTCGATCTCAGGCCGACAGCGTCGAAGATCTGAGCGCCGCAATACGATTGGTAGGTCGAGATGCCCATCTTGGCCATGACCTTCTGGATCGCCTTGCCGACGGCCTTGATGAACCGCTTCTTGACGAGGTCCGGGGTCGTGCCTTCCGGCAAATCCGGGATCATCGAATAGAGAGTTTCGAAGGCGAGATAGGGATTGATCGCTTCGGCGCCGTATCCTGCGAGTGTGCAGAACTGATGGATCTCGTGCGCTTCGCCTGTCTCAATCACGAGTCCGACGGACGTGCGAAGGCCCTGCTTAATCAGATGATGGTGGACGGCGGATGTCGCGAGCAATGCCGGAATTGCGATGCGGTCGGGGCCTGCGCGGCGGTCCGACAGAATGATGATGTTGAATTCCTTGGCTCGCACAAATTCTTCGGCTTCGGCGCAGACGCAATCGAGCGCCGGGCCCATGCCAGCCTCGCCCTTTTCGACGCCGTAAGTGATGTCGATCGTGATCGAGGAGAACTGATTGTCCTTCACCTCGCCGATGCCGCGAATACGTTCGAGGTCTTCGTTCGAAAGGATCGGCTGATCGATTTCGAGCCGCTTCTGCTTCGACGTTCCCTTGAGATCGAGGATGTTCGGACGCGGACCGATGAATGAGATCAGGCTCATCACCAGTTCTTCGCGGATCGAGTCGATCGGCGGATTCGTGACCTGCGCGAAATTCTGCTTGAAGTACGTGTGCAGCAGCTTCGACTTCGACGAGAGCGCCGAAATCGGTGTGTCAGTGCCCATCGAGCCGATGGCTTCCTCGCCCTTCTCGGCCATTGGCGCCAAGAGGAACTTGAGGCTTTCCTGCGTGTAGCCGAAGGCTTGCTGCAGATCCAACAGGGCGACGTTCGACTTCGCGATCGACATCGGCTTCGCGGGCAGCGGAAGGTCCGCGACCTTGATTTGCGTGCGCTTCAGCCATGTTTCGTACGGGTGACTACCGGCGATCTCGGACTTCAGCTCTTCGTCTGAAACGATGCGGCCCTTTTCGAGATCGATCAGCAGCATCTTGCCGGGCTGGAGACGCCACTTACGGACGATGTCTTCTTCCTTCACCGGAAGGACGCCGGATTCCGATGACATGACGACCATGTCGTCCTTGGTCACAAAGTAGCGTGCGGGGCGTAGGCCATTACGGTCCAGCGTAGCGCCAATCTGGCGGCCATCGGTAAATGCCATTGCAGCAGGGCCGTCCCACGGCTCCATCAGGCAGGCGTGATATTCGTAGAAAGCGCGGCGGCTCGAATCCATGGACGGATTCTTCCCCCAGGCTTCCGGGATCAGCATCATCGCAGCGTGCGCGAGGCTGTACCCACCCATCGTCAGAAATTCGAGCGCGTTGTCGAAGCAGGCGGTGTCGGACTGACCTTCGTAAGAGATCGGCCAAAGCTTTTGAATGTCATCGCCGAAGAGCGGTGACGACACGCTGGCCTGGCGTGCGGCCATCCAGTTGACGTTGCCGCGCAGCGTGTTGATCTCGCCGTTGTGCGCAACCATGCGATAGGGGTGCGCGAGCTTCCAAGACGGGAAGGTGTTGGTCGAGAAGCGCTGGTGAACGAGCGCAAGCGCGGATGTCATGCGCGGGTCGGAAAGGTCTCGGTAATACGCCTTCACCTGATACGACAGGAACATGCCCTTGTAGACGAGCGTGCGGGTGGAGAGCGACACGGTGTAATGGCCGATGTCGCGGCCCTTGTAAGCCTCGTGGATCGCGTTCGAGACGACCTTGCGGACGATGTAGAGGCGACGCTCGAACTCGTCTTGCGACACGCTCTTGGACGGGCTTTGGATAAAGACCTGGCGATGGACGGGTTCGACGCCGCGCACCATGTCCGAGAGGCAAGAGTTGTCGACTGGAACGGAACGCCAGCCGATGAGCGTCAGGCCTTCTTCCTTCAGGCAACGCGCCCAGACGCGTTCGCAATGGGCACGCAGACGTTCGTCGCGCGGCATGAACACGTGGCCGACGGCGTATTCGCCAGGCTTGGGAAGTTGAAAGCCGAGCGAGCGCGTTTCAGCCGCTAGAAAATCATGCGGGATCTGCACGAGAATGCCCGCGCCGTCGCCCGACAGCGGATCGGCACCCACGGCGCCGCGGTGCTCGAGATTCTCCAGAATCTGCAGAGCGCCTTCGATAATATTGTGCGAGCGTTTGCCCTTAAGGTTGGCGATGAAGCCCACGCCGCACGCGTCGCGTTCGAGCGCGGGATCAAAAAGTCCAGAGGGAGCAGGACGGCCGGACGATTCGATTTCGTCTTCCTGGGGCGGTACGTAACCTTCGCTCATTTTCGTGCCTCATGCAGCCGATATCGGCCTAGTCTAATTCCAAAGACAGAGATGTTTCGCGGACTTTTATCGACAGCCGAACATCGGCTGATCTTCGTTTGAAGGCGGATGCTCTGCCGCCAGTCAGGCGCAATGTCGTTCGTTTGCGGCTTGCTGTGTTGACGGGGCAGGAAATCTACCGAGCCGTCGTCAATGCTCGAACTGCGGTCGCTGATTAGCGCGTCTGTTTTCGACGCATGCGTTTTGACGCGGCCGCTGTCAGAGGCGCGCGCTGGTCTGGCGGACGTGCTTTCAAATGCAACATCGGCTTTCCAATAAAGGTCAGCAATACTGACCTATATGCTTCATTATGCAGATTTGTGTTTCGCGCACAAGTGCCAATGCAAATAACTTTTTCCCGAGAATATTCGAAATGCGGGGCGGGGGCGGAAAGATAGAAAATTTCGTGTGGTTGCCAAGCGTCAGGCAACGCAAAGCAGCCGCGCGAAATGCGCGGCTGCCCGATTGACGAGTCTACGAGGACGTTTGCCGGATTAAACGGCTTGAGCTTCCAGCTGTTTCGTCGGCTTACCGCCCGTGATGGCGATCGTCCGCGGCTTTTTGCTTTCCGGGACGTTGCGGACGAGATCGACATGCAGCAAGCCGTTCTCGAACTTGGCTCCGGTCACATCGACATGGTCGGCGAGCTGGAAGCGACGGTCGAAAGCACGTGCCGCGATGCCGCGATGCAGGTACGTCTTGGCGTCTGCGGTGTCGGCGCTCTTGCCGCCGGAGACGGTCAACGTCTGCTCTTTGACCTCAATTTTCAGGTCTTCGGGGGAGAAGCCCGCTACGGCCAACGTGATGCGGTAGGCGTTATCGCCGGTTCGCTCGATGTTGTAAGGCGGGTAAGTGGAATCTGCGTCGAAGCTCGTTGTTTGATCAAGCAACTGGAACAAGCGATCGAAGCCGATAGCTGAACGGTAGAAGGGTGCAAACTCAGTGTGTCGCATGACATATCCTCCAAAAGAAGCGACATGTGAGACGAGCCGACCAAGGGCCCGGCTCAACGTGTTGCGATCCCGCTTTGCGGCGACCGCACACCAAACGTAAGCGCTGGAAAAGCTTCTTCAAGAGGCGATTGTCTGGGTGCGCAAATCCAGCGGCGCGGTAAAGTTACCTGACCTGGCGTCGCCATCGACGCATTGGCGAGGCGCATATGAATCTCGTTTCTCTTTCGATCAATCCGGTGCCGAGTGGCGCGACCGTTCTGGAATTCCGTGGCTATGACGGACTGAAGCTCCGCGCTGCTCTTTGGGAGGCGACGCGGGGGCCGTCACGGGGCACCGTCTGCATTGTCGAGGGCAGAGCAGAGTTCATCGAAAAGTATTTCGAGGTCATCGCCGATTTGCGCCGGCGAGGTTTCGCGGTGGCGATCTTCGATCTTAGGGGGCAGGGCGGTTCCGATCGGATGCTCTCCAATCCGCGGAAGGGGCACGTCGTCGCCTTTACCGAATACGACCGGGATCTCGCGATTTTCATTGATGATGTTGTTCGGCCGTCTCTTCCCGAGCCGCTTATCGGGCTGGGGCATTCGCTCGGCGGCAACATTTTGCTGCGGAATGCGCAAGATGAAGCCAGCCCCTTTGCGCGCATGGTGCTGATTTCGCCGATGATCGCCGTCAA is drawn from Hyphomicrobium methylovorum and contains these coding sequences:
- the gltB gene encoding glutamate synthase large subunit, whose translation is MSEGYVPPQEDEIESSGRPAPSGLFDPALERDACGVGFIANLKGKRSHNIIEGALQILENLEHRGAVGADPLSGDGAGILVQIPHDFLAAETRSLGFQLPKPGEYAVGHVFMPRDERLRAHCERVWARCLKEEGLTLIGWRSVPVDNSCLSDMVRGVEPVHRQVFIQSPSKSVSQDEFERRLYIVRKVVSNAIHEAYKGRDIGHYTVSLSTRTLVYKGMFLSYQVKAYYRDLSDPRMTSALALVHQRFSTNTFPSWKLAHPYRMVAHNGEINTLRGNVNWMAARQASVSSPLFGDDIQKLWPISYEGQSDTACFDNALEFLTMGGYSLAHAAMMLIPEAWGKNPSMDSSRRAFYEYHACLMEPWDGPAAMAFTDGRQIGATLDRNGLRPARYFVTKDDMVVMSSESGVLPVKEEDIVRKWRLQPGKMLLIDLEKGRIVSDEELKSEIAGSHPYETWLKRTQIKVADLPLPAKPMSIAKSNVALLDLQQAFGYTQESLKFLLAPMAEKGEEAIGSMGTDTPISALSSKSKLLHTYFKQNFAQVTNPPIDSIREELVMSLISFIGPRPNILDLKGTSKQKRLEIDQPILSNEDLERIRGIGEVKDNQFSSITIDITYGVEKGEAGMGPALDCVCAEAEEFVRAKEFNIIILSDRRAGPDRIAIPALLATSAVHHHLIKQGLRTSVGLVIETGEAHEIHQFCTLAGYGAEAINPYLAFETLYSMIPDLPEGTTPDLVKKRFIKAVGKAIQKVMAKMGISTYQSYCGAQIFDAVGLRSSFVNKYFTGTHTQVEGVGLREIARETVERHTAAFGDSPVLANALEVGGDYAYRVRGEAHMWRSGTVSDLQHAVRATDNADAMSGRVPQKFRDYSRAINDSSEQLMTLRGMFRIRSAESIGRKPVPIEEVEAAADIVKRFSTGAMSFGSISREAHTTLAIAMNRIGGRSNTGEGGEEADRFTPLPNGDSMRSAIKQVASGRFGVTTEYLVNSDMMQIKMAQGAKPGEGGQLPGHKVDAVIAKVRHATPGVGLISPPPHHDIYSIEDLAQLIFDLKNVNPKADVSVKLVSEVGVGTVAAGVAKARADHVTISGFEGGTGASPLTSIKHAGSPWEIGLAETHQTLVANRLRSRIAVQVDGGVRTGRDVIIGALLGADEFGFATAPLIAAGCIMMRKCHLNTCPVGVATQDPVLRARFTGKPEHVINFFFFIAEEVREIMASLGFRKFSDLIGQSDLLDKDRAIEHWKARGLDFTKLLHKPQPPAGVGIFNNERQDHGLEKVLDNKLIEAARPALEGKKAVKAEFEIRNVNRSTGAMLSGEVARRYGHAGLPEDTIWMSLKGTAGQAFGAWTAHGVTLDLAGEGNDYVGKGLSGGKIIVRPDPASSIVPEESIIVGNTVLYGAITGECYFRGVAGERFAVRNSGAYAVVEGTGDHGCEYMTGGVVVVLGETGRNFAAGMSGGIAYVLDEAGNFESRLNKEMVQLETLTADSGSLEKLAQQGGDVAIAVRNVMVDMREQDAERLHALLSRHVHYTNSTRAKTILADFAAYLPKFKKVMPVEYRRALAELAKAQETNRQADATANS
- a CDS encoding glutamate synthase subunit beta, with protein sequence MGKPTGFLEFQRTDRKYRPVEERLKHWNEFVEPLTKPDTEKQAARCMDCGIPYCHTGCPVNNQIPDWNDLVFRGDWKTAASNLHSTNNFPDITGRICPAPCEAACTLNIDDTPVTIKTIEYSIASRAWEEGWILPEPPETKTGKKIAIVGSGPAGLAAAQQLARVGHDVHVYEKNERPGGLLVYGIPDFKMEKDIIARRVRQMEAEGVTFHCGVQVGRDLSAKKLEDEHDAVLIAIGSEQPFDFFAKSPGRDLAGIHYAMDFLPQQNRRNAGEPQKPGTHEISAKGKHVVVIGGGDTGSDCIGTSFRQGAKSVTQLEIMPMPPERENKALSWPHWPLKLRVSSSQAEGAKTEYSISTTGFSGEGGNVKKLHYTRLDNKMQPVPGSEGVLDADLVLFAMGFSGPIEGDVVQELALPVVARGRFKGLDATDRDYKLSASPKLFCAGDIRRGQSLVVWAIREGRQAAHAIDKFLMGTTELPL
- a CDS encoding SGNH/GDSL hydrolase family protein, translated to MRQGLFRLPVWIATVAMAMAIALFSLSAHAANEDQGATFLTPFPDGDVYQISAFGDGFAEGLLSGLIQAFNADVRLNIDRQINTVPPVGAADFEAKVAALEQKIASKPLGAAVVMIGENVWISLRNRDGKRLAMGGEEWVAEFTRRIDLLMRAFKRKNVGVYWVGLPILARNDANDIAQRMNGVLRERAYLNGYKYIDAYQGFTDEAGGYSAYGPDLEGAIRLLRLRNGVHFTVAGNRKLAHFVEKELRSDLNQAKSNRNLPLLGAEAEQARINPGNANKTPSPTSPAANAADAGKSAPTVRSAAPSSAATDTSGDQKADNGRVTLKLVNNHGREETQTIEIVRPAIPASVVALMARREGSGQRGDLIVDQIAGGYTLMSSITPPGGGNRGRLSPTQAPYFRLLVKGERLQPKPGRADDVAWPPKPDSTSNAKMGETSPRG
- a CDS encoding Hsp20 family protein; amino-acid sequence: MRHTEFAPFYRSAIGFDRLFQLLDQTTSFDADSTYPPYNIERTGDNAYRITLAVAGFSPEDLKIEVKEQTLTVSGGKSADTADAKTYLHRGIAARAFDRRFQLADHVDVTGAKFENGLLHVDLVRNVPESKKPRTIAITGGKPTKQLEAQAV
- a CDS encoding EamA family transporter — protein: MPIAVFALVLFAAFLHAGWNAIVKSGEDKLFSTILVATSAAFAAAFMLPFLDPPARESWPFIGASVLVHIIYFALLALAYRLADMGQAYPLMRGTAPLLVALVSAFVIGEALSQAAWIGVSLISFGILAMVAEGRRRDGRGLAVALANAVVIAGYTLIDGNGARLSGSPVSYAAWAFLLTGVVLAVWVFFRHREQFCAFAKRSWRWGLVGGSATVVSYGIVLWAMTMAPVAVVAALRETSILFATVIAGTVLRERLSGVRIAGACIIALGAIALRLA